The Sphingobacteriaceae bacterium genome has a window encoding:
- a CDS encoding type II secretion system F family protein produces the protein MMDGAGVWILGASAAAAIAIASLLLYVARDVAGRRGYPWAHGRGPNLPYILERLGGTSLPGWDDPAALAKEEVLLAQAGLEHILTPGQWRGLRLAAALALAGLAGAGALTLAPAGTTALQGAVAGLLVGWLVPGQWLERRRRERQAALRSALPGLVDHLNLGLAGGLNIRQSIALAAQADDGPLAQLLRQIDSALAVGASLHAAVQGALTGVEPGPVRLVLEGLVDAETLGTQYREALQEQSRFVQAMDRQEMQQRLNALPLKLMVVSLVFFMPAVFIVALVPNLLALFRSGW, from the coding sequence ATGATGGACGGCGCCGGGGTCTGGATTTTGGGCGCCAGCGCTGCCGCCGCCATCGCCATCGCCTCCCTGCTGTTGTACGTCGCCCGGGATGTGGCCGGCCGCCGCGGCTATCCCTGGGCCCACGGCAGGGGTCCGAATCTGCCCTACATCCTGGAGCGCCTGGGCGGGACATCCTTGCCCGGCTGGGACGACCCAGCGGCCCTGGCCAAGGAGGAGGTCCTGCTGGCCCAAGCGGGCCTGGAGCACATCCTCACGCCGGGACAATGGCGCGGTCTGCGCCTGGCGGCCGCCCTGGCCCTGGCCGGGCTGGCCGGTGCCGGAGCCCTCACCTTGGCCCCGGCCGGGACCACCGCCCTGCAAGGGGCCGTGGCCGGCCTCTTGGTGGGGTGGTTGGTGCCGGGCCAGTGGCTGGAGCGGCGGCGCCGGGAGCGGCAGGCGGCCCTTCGCTCCGCCCTGCCGGGCTTGGTGGACCATCTCAACCTGGGCCTGGCCGGCGGCCTGAACATTCGCCAGAGCATCGCCCTGGCCGCCCAAGCCGACGACGGCCCCTTGGCCCAACTGCTGCGCCAGATCGACTCCGCCCTGGCCGTGGGCGCATCCTTGCACGCGGCCGTGCAAGGAGCCTTGACGGGGGTGGAGCCGGGGCCCGTGCGCCTGGTGCTGGAAGGGCTGGTGGACGCCGAAACCTTGGGCACCCAGTACCGGGAAGCCCTCCAGGAACAGTCCCGTTTCGTTCAAGCCATGGACCGCCAGGAAATGCAGCAGCGCCTCAACGCCCTGCCCTTGAAGCTGATGGTGGTCAGCCTGGTCTTCTTCATGCCGGCCGTGTTCATCGTAGCCCTGGTGCCCAACTTGCTGGCCTTGTTCCGTTCCGGTTGGTAA